The genomic stretch CCCGCAGAGCccatggcagggtgggggagcaCGGTGGCCAATGGGGTAGTGGGGTCCCCACCCTACCCCgcctggctctgccctcctgACGCCTCTGCCCTGACGTTTTCAGTGGAATTTTCCATCTTATGGAGAAACCGCgggattgggaggggaggggagggagatgttCTGAGCCCAAGACCCAACCCCTAgctgggcccccagcccctgctggaCATTTTCTCTCATGCTAAAAGGAGCCTCTCTGTCCTGTGAGAGTCacctctcctgtcccctccacCAGGGCATTTTCCTCACCCCTCTGGACCACAGGTCTGCCCCAGTTCTGACTGCTCAACCCCATGTCCCCACTCACACAAGAGGCTGTTCCAAGCAGGGCCATGCTGAGGCCTCTGAGGGgcacaaggtggggggggggtgtctaggCATCTTTGCTGAGTGATTGAGTGGAAGGAGGGAGTGAAGAGGCTCCTCTGTTCCTCTGCCTGCCTTTGTCCCCCAGGTTGCAGCTCCAAGACCTGCAAGTGTCCTGACCACATCCTCCTGGGCTCGGTGGTCACCCCATCTGGGCGTCCACTGCCAGGAGCCAGGGTCTCCTTGAGAGACTGGCCTGGCACTGTGGCCATCACCGATGCCCATGGGACCTTCCGGATTCCTGGAGTGTGTGCCAGCAGCCGGGCCAACATCAGTGCCCAAATGGATGGCTTCTCTGCAGGCCTGGGCCAGGCCCAGGCCAATGGCTCTATCTCTGCTGTGGTCACTGTTGTCCTTAATAAGTTGGGTAAGTGCCCCAGGGCAAGGAGGGTGAGGAGGCTGAGAAGCTAAGAAGGAAATTCTGGGTGACACTTGGGAGGATGTGGTGCAGAATGAGGTCACTGGGGAAGAAATAAGACGTGACACAGCCACTGGAGAGAGCATAACACTAAATATGGTGCCATGGGAGGAACAAATACACTGTGAGAAGTTGGAGAAGGCGCGAGATGAGACAGGGACTTGCGGGGGGGCAGCATGAAGATGGGGCGGCACCATCTTGAGCAGCCATGGGGTGAACTTGAATGGAGAGGTCATCAGAAGAGCCACAGGTGAAACAGGGCATCCCTGGAAGGGCAAGGATGGGGCCCTGCCCTTGGGAAGGTTTGTTGGGAGAAGCTGGGATGGGGCAGGACCTTTGCCACCTTTGCCCCCAGAGAAACCCTACCTGGTGAAGCACCCCGAGTCCCGAGTGCGAGAGGCTGGCCAGAACGTAACCTTCTGCTGCAAAGCCTCAGGCACCCCCATGCCCAAGAAATACTCCTGGTGAGTGCCCTGCTCCATGCCCAAGGGCCTTGCACCCAGCTTTGCGGTTTGATTGGATTTTCCATGACATGTGGTGCCTCAGAGACTGGGAGAAAGATGCTCTACAACCTTGCTGGGCTGCATGGGGGATGGGGGACGGACgcagccccttccctgtgctGAGGGCCCCCTGGTGTTGCCCACCTGCCACCCAGGTTCCACAACGGGACCCTGCTGGACCGGCGAGAACACAGGTACGGGGCCCATCTGGAGCTGCGGGGGCTGCGCCCAGACCAGGCAGGCACCTATCACTGCAAAGCGTGGAACGATGCGGGCACTGTGCGCTCGGGCAGCGCCCGGCTCACCGTGCTGGGTGAGCACCCTCAGCCCCCCAACCCTGAGCATGCCCTGAAACTTAGCCAAGGCCCATCACCAGTGAAAGCAACCCCAAATGGAGCCCCAGCTGCAGACTGCTCTCTGACCCTGCTGAGTCTGATCCCGAGCCCCCACTGAGCCCCTGATCCCAATCCAGGCCCCAACCTTGGCTTCAATGGAGCCCTCCCCCTTACTCTGATCTGCTCTGATTTCTTGCTCTGCAGCCCCGGGCCAGCCAGCCTGCAATCCCCAGCCCCAAGAGCACCTGATCAAGCTCCCAGATGATTGTGGCCAGCCTGGCAGTGGCCCCGCCTACTTGGACGTGGGTCTCTGCTCTGAcaccctctgccccagccctgcaggcTCCAGCTCCCGGTGTGGAGACTCAGGGTCCCGCTGCTGCTCCGTTCGCCGCCTGGAGAGCAAGGAGATCCACTGCTCCAACTATGTCCTCCCCGTCAAAGTGGTGGCTGAGTGTGGCTGTCAGAAATGTCTGCCCCCTCGGGGGCTGGTTCGGGGACGCGTGGTGGCTACCGACTCAGGGGAACCCCTGCGTTTTGCCCAGATCCTGCTAGGCCGGGAGCCCATTGGATTCACATCTTATCAGGGCGACTTCACCATCGAGGTGCCGCCCTCCACCCAGCGGCTGGTGGTAACTTTCGTGGACCCCAGTGGGGAGTTCATGGACACTGTCAGAGTTCTGCCTTTTGCCCCTCGAGGTGGTGGCGTATACCACGATGTCAAAGCCATGCGGAAGAAAGCCCCTGTCATCTTAGATGCCAGCCAGAGCAACACGATCCCTCTTGGGGAGCTGGAAGAGGAGGACCCGTTGGGTGAGCTGGTCCTCCCGCCCGGAGCCTTCCGCAGAGCCGATGGTGCACCCTACACGGGGGCCGTGGAGGCCCGGGTGACTTTCGTGGACCCCCGAGATCTCACCTCGGCGGCGGCCGCCCCCAGCGACCTGCGCTTTGTGGACAGTGACGGCGAGCTGGCCCCGCTGCGCACCTATGGCATGTTCGCGGTGGACCTCCGCGCCGCGGGCTCGGCGGAGCAGCTGCAGGCAGGGCCGGTGGCCGTGCGCGTCAATGCCGGCCAGATCCACATGGCGGGCCACGTGGAGGCCCTGAAGCTGTGGTCACTGAACCCTGACACAGGCTTGTGGGAGGAGGAGAGCGGCTTCCAGCGAGAGGGGTCAGCAGCCCCTCGGGTCCGCAGGGAGGAGAGGGTCTTCCTAGTGGGCAACGTGGAGATCCGCGAGCGGCGACTGTTCAACCTGGACGTGCCCGAGCGCCGCCGCTGCTTCGTGAAGGTGCGCGCCTATGCCAACGACAAGTTCACCCCCAACGAGCAGGTGGAGGGTGTGGTGGTGACGCTGGtcaacctggagcctgcccccGGCTTCGCGGCCAACCCCCGTGCCTGGGGCCGCTTCGACAGCGCGGTCACCGGCCCCAACGGCGCCTGCCTCCCCGCCTTCTGCGACACGGACCGGCCGGACGCCTACACTGCCCTGGTCACGGCCACCCTGAGCGGGGAGGAGCTGGAGCCCGCGccctcccggccccgcccgcACGCGGCCACCGTGGGCGTGGCGCAGCCCTACCTGGACAAGCTGGGCTACCGCCGCACCGACCACGACGACCCAGCCCTCAAACGCGACGGCTTCCGCATCAACCTCGCTAAACCCAGGCCCGGCGACCCCGCCGAGGCCAACGGCCCGGTGTACCCGTGGCGCAGCCTGCGAGAATGCCAGGAGGCCCCGGTGACCGCCAGCCACTTCCGCTTCGCGCGCGTGGAGGCGGACAAGTACGAGTACAACGTGGTCCCGTTCCGCGAGGGCGTGCCGGCCTCCTGGACTGGGGACCTCCTGGCCTGGTGGCCCAACCCCCAGGAGTTCCGGGCCTGCTTCCTCAAGGTGAAGATCCAGGGCCCCCAGGAGTACATGGTCCGCTCCCACAACGCTGGGGGCAGCCACCCGCGCACCCAGGGCCAGCTCTACGGGCTTCGGGACGCCCGGAGCGTCCGAGACCCCGAGCACCCCGGCACGTCCGCGGCCTGTGTGGAGTTCAAGTGCAGCGGGATGCTATTTGATCAGCGTCAGGTGGACCGGACGCTGGTGACCATCACGCCCCAGGGCAGCTGCCGCCGAGTGGCGGTCAACGGACTCCTGCGGGATTACTTGGCCCGgcaccccccacccgccccagctGACGACCCGGCTGCCTTCGCCATGCTGGCCCCGCTCGACCCTCTGGGCCACAACTACGGTGTCTACACGGTCACCGACCAGAGCCCGAGGCTGGCCAAGGAGATCGCCATCGGCCGCTGCTTCGATGGCTCCTCTGACGGCTTCTCTAGGGAAATGAAGGCCGACGCTGGCACAGCTGTCACCTTCCAGTGTCGGGAGCCACCAGCCGGCCGGCCTAGCCTCTTCCAGAGGCTGCTGGAGTCCCCGGCAACAGCGCTTGGTGACATCCGCAGGGAGATGGGTGAGGTGACCCGGGCACAGGCTCAAGCCGCAGGTCCCCTCCGTACCCGCCGGGGCAGGGCCCGCCAGTGACCTGGGCTCGTGGCCTTACTCCTCTGCCTTGCTCCGGACTCCTCTGTACCTCGGAAGTCTCAGCCCCCTTCCCCAGATGCTCCCTCCCTAGGTTTCTgggcccccctctccctcccctgcccagagtTCAGAGTCAAGATAGGAACTAGGAGTGTCGGGTTGTGGAACTGCCAGGCAGGGGACTGTCGCTGTGTGAGGCAAAATGGAGTTCTTCCTGACAGCAGGAGCCAGCATCCGGGAGACCATTGGGCAGCCGACGGAGGCCTGGGAGGAGTCATTCCCAGCTTGAGCGCTGGCTctgattttatgtgtgttttgaCCCTGATTTCAGATATTCTGCCCCTTGAGATTTCCCGCCTTCTGCCTGAAGCCCCCTCTGCCTGTTGCCGAGCTGGGTGCTTTATTGGATCCCCTGCCCCAAGCTTTGTTCTAGGGGTTATTTATTGAAACAAAGCCTACGGGGCTGGTCGCAGGGGTTAAGAGTGGGGGTCCAGGCCCAGTGAAAGTCAGGCAAGGGCTTCTTGGTTCTGGGGCTGAAGGGCACAGTTCTCACATGTTTGGTGCTTggagattcccccccccccccccggggcggggggttggggcaAGGAACCAATTAAAGATGCTTCATTTCCCACTCATGGTGTCGGTCTTGGGGACTGAAAATGGAGGCTGCGGCTGCTGGACCCAGACCTCGGCAGGTGGAAAGAGGCCTGGAGCAGACACGGACAACATGGGTGTGCGAGCAGCTCAGAGGCCTCCACGAGGTGCCGGGCGTGCCTCGGGCTGGTGTGTGGGTCCTGGCAGAGTCACACAGAAGTGTGTCTGTGACACGTGTGTGCAGACCTGACTCGTGGGCAGCCCGAGCCTGTGCCGCCCTGACCGCTGAACATGGTAGCAGCTGCCGCCCCGGCCTTGAAAACTCTGAGCCTGGCCGTGTGCCCGAGGGCCgcactgggcagggaggggccctgGCAGGGGCCCATGCCCCAGGCGGCAGGAATCGAGCCTGCTCTGGACTTCCTCAGCCAGGGTCACGCTGCCCCTCCTTAGGCCCCACCCGGCTGAGGCCTGGCCACACCTTGGCCACATGGTGACCGGGCTGCCCGAGGCCATGGCCCTGGGCCCTCTACTTCATCAGGACTCAGTCTGGAGGCGGCAGAACATCGCTTGCTGGCGCTCTGTGTGCGTGGCTCTGTGTGCTCGCGTGCGCGAGTCCTCCTGGCCACGCCCCCGCTTTCCAGACAGAGGAAACTGGGCCCCCACAGGGAGAGGCAAAGGGCTGCCCGGGCCCTGGAGTGAATCCCCGCAGGAGCAGGGGCTCCTTGGATGGCTCAACAGCCCCCTCCGGCACATGCTTGGGACTCCCTTGGCCCCAGGAAGGCATCAAAGCGGCATTGCTGGGGACCTGGGATGGGAGGCATTGTGTCCCTCACCCCAGGGATGGGGTGACAGCGGGGAGTGGGGGTGCGGGGTGTTCCCTTAACCCAGGGCCCTctgcacacccacccacccacccacttacCTTTCTACCACCCGCCTGTCCGCCCACCCACTGCTGCCTCCACCCCTCCCGTCCACGCCACCATGTGCCTGTGCAGCATTTGGAGGCTTCAGCTCTGTGCCAACGCGGAGCCGATCCGGCCTTGGTAGGGAGGTAGGTTCACACACGGACCCCAGCACACCCGTGGGGTCAGCACTGGGCCCACATGGTCCCCTGGCTCCCATCCAGCTCAGTCTGACAGCTCTCAACCTCTCCAGCCCTCATGCCTTTGCTCAGGCCATTCCCTTCGTGGGAACCTCTTCCCTTGGCCAGGGGTAGGCTAGGGGGCCTAGGGGGTCAGGGAGAATCTGACAAGCCCAGAGGCCTCAGCCCCAGTCTCTGAGGGTGGGCCTCAGAACTCTGCTGGAGTCCAGGTTTGGgcagccccgggggggggggggggcgccccaGCCTCTGGGGGGGGGCGCCCCAGCCTCTGCCTGGATAGGCCAAAATGCACAGGAGTGGAGAGATGCTTTGAGATGCCTTGGGAGCCAGGGAGCGTGTGCGTTGATCCACAACACACTGTGTCTACACCCCTAGCTGACAGGGAGGCTCGGAGGGGGAGTTCCTCCCCCAAGGGAacctgggctctgggctgccccGTGGGGTCCTGGGGAACAGGAAGAGCCAGGGGGGCCCCCCCACCGCGGCCGGCGGGTAAAGCTGGCTTCCAGGCTGAGGGTGATGAGGTGTCAGTCTCCGTGGCCAAATACCTTTCATTGAGAAAGTGTCGGGGCTGTGGCTGCTGCCaggcctggggcagctgggtttggggtgggcagctggcctcccttccctggggtggggcaggggtggatgGGCGTCCTCTTGAAGCCCCTCCCCAGATGCGGGGCCAGGCCAGGACTGAGAGGGGCTCCCAGAGGGAAGCGGATCAGGGAGAACGTTCCAGGTGGAGGGCACCGCCGAAGTGAGTGCTTGGCACCGGGCAGGGACTGTAGCCTCAGCTCCTGCCCATCCCTGCCGACACTGTTTAAGAGGACAGCGCCTGACTCcagtttccagatgaggaaactgagtctcccAAAGAAGCCATcgccctgagctgacagccccGTGCCCCTTGCTGCTGCCTTGTGACCCTGTTTGAGCAGAGGGGGAGTTCAGCCTCACCCCCCgccaaccccccgcccccgttcTGGAACCTTGGCCATCCACCTCCTGGTAAATCCATTGCTCTCCCCCCAAACTGGGGCTGCCAGACCACACGCCCTCAAGTCTGGGTAAGTGGGGGGCatgagcccccccacccccacccagagacCCTGGCTCCAGCCACCCTGGGGTCAGCTCAGGGCACAAGGAGGCCCTTGGTCCCGCCCACGGCATTTCAGACTCTTATAATTTTAGAACCAGGGGTTCTTAAAATTCCTAGCACTGTGAGTGGGAGAAGAATCTTGGAACAATGCTTAAAACAAGAGAGGCTTAAAACCGCAGAATCGAAGAGGAGGAAGACGATCATGAACACACATTAAGCACTGACTGGATGCAaggcctccctgctcccccaagAACTAACTTACTTTAAGggcatttattatctttttaatgtttatttagttattttgagagagagagagagagagagagagagacaatcccaacaggctccacgttgtcagcccTCAGTCCCACGAGCCGTGAGagcatgatttgagctgaaatcgagagtcagatgcttaactgagccacccagacacccctcactTTAAGGGCTTTTAATGTACACTTACTGTCTTGGAGGTCAAAATCGACTTGTAGGGAGGGCAATTTTCATACAacccccatttcacagctgaAATTGGCCCAGGGTCACAAAGCAAACAGGGACactgtgggctgggggtggggggagggcaatGTTTCCCAGAGGAGGGGACATAGGTGCTGGGTCCTGAGGATGGCGTAGGAGTTGGCCCAGCAGGCAAGGCAGGAAGGGCATTCCTGGCAGCTAGAAATGTGtctgggaaggctggaggagggaAACCTCAGGCGGGCACGGAGGGCAGAAGGGAGCACAAGCGAAGCACGCAGGGGAGACGAACGGAGCCTTGAACGCCGAGTCAGAAGCCTGAGCTATCTCTAGCAGGTGATCGGGAGCCAAAGAAGGTGCTGGAGCGGTGGAAGTGTGCACACTTGCTCATGACAAAGACTCCTCTGGAACTGGTGCGGGATGCAGCTTGTGGGAAAGTGTTTCTTTCATGGAACTGTGGTCTGCTTCTTCCCACGTGGCAGCCCTTGTGGGGTCCAAACCCTGCAGtccagcgccccctccccctcgGCTGCCTCCTGTCCTGGCTGAACATTGCTGGCGCCTCCATCGGGGCCTCGTGGACCTGGCGTGGCCACCCACCACTTCCCCGGCcccgtctgtctctctcatcaGCCCTCGGAGTTGGGTACGTCCCAGTCTCAGACCCCAAAGACTGGAGCCAGCCTGGCGGGGAGACCTGGCCTCCGTCGGCTGGGGGGAGTGGTGGAAACAGAGGCAGGGtgccagcagagagagagcagtcCAGGTGAATGCTGACGTCCTGCTGCCTGACCCCTCtcccagggcctggggtgggggggtctgagcaggcaggagggaggagaccCCAAAGATGAGGGAAGGACCAGGCACCGACATGTTGGTGTATATGCGGGACCACACACACTGTCCTACCCAGGGTCACAACTACCACATGGAGCCACGCACAGTGGAGCCAGTCTCCCTCATCATCCGTCCCAAGGTCACACTGTGCTCGTCACACCCCGTCCCTGTCCTCCCCAGACATGCCCTCCCACACCACTGGGGACACCTTTTCATCACCCATTTGGGTGATGCTGTCACTCTCCATTATAGCCCCACATGCGGTCACCAACCCCCCATCCGACTTGCCGGATGTGGGAAATACGCTGGACGTGCACCCTTACCAGCCACCCCGGGGGGGACGCACGCCTGACACGCAGGCCCGTGTGCATGCAGCCAAGCGCACCTGTGCGTCATGTAGCATGGACACAGCCACAGTCTCCCTGCACTTGGGGATGTTCTGACCCCCAGATGGCTGGAACTGCCCAAGTCAGGACTGATCgtaacccccccccccgacctcccACGATTCAGTCCCTCCAAGCACACTGGGCCACAGCCGGACACGTGTGGCACCTCCTACCCTTTTGGAGCCCTGGGGAGGGCGTGGGctggaagctggggagggggcctcaAGGTCCCAGCGGCCTTTCCTGGGAAGTCCCGAATCCCTTCCTGCTGACTCAGCCCTGGGGGCTGGCAGGCGGGGTGCTGCCGAACCTCAGGTATGTCCTCGAAGGCTGCCTGGTGGGGCCTCCATCAAGGCGTGGGAGGGGAGCTCCCACTCAGCACTCAGCCCTTCCCCGGATCCCAGCCTCCCCTTTTGCCCCAGATGGAGCTTGAGCGTTAATGGTGCAGCTCAAGACCGGGTGCCAGCGTGGTGGGAGCTGAGGCCGGCTGCTCATACCTCCGGTTTTTTCCGGTTGAACGTTGGCGGAGCAATGAGTTCCCAGCCGAGCGAGGCTCCCTCGTAAAGGGGCCCTGCTCAGCCCACTCTCCCAGCCTTGTAAAGACGTGGATGTCTCAGATGGTCTGGGGGAAGTTGGCCTGGCGGCTTATCCTGGGGCCCAGCGcagggacagacacacacacacacacacacacacagatgtgctCATATGTTCCCATGTGATGTCTACATGCAGACCTGTGGCTACAAATACACTTGATCTCATAGACTCAGCCCCTGGACTGGCCCTCACAGAGCCCCATTCTAAAAAGCAAGACTAAGACAGGTGCAGATATCCCAGCCTTTGGGGCCAGGGGTTGGGAAAACCGAGAGGGGCACCCAGGGAAGGTTTTCTGGGGAAACGAGCATTTAATATGGGCTTTGAAGGGTGAATAGGAGTTTGCCAAACCCAAATCAGATGTCCAGAGGTCTTGAAGACTGGTTttagagtttacttttttttgcccgtgagggtggttttttttttttttaatttttttcaacatttatttatttttgggacagagagagacagagcatgaatgggggaggggcagagagagaggcagacacagaatcggaaacaggctccaggctctgagccatcagcccagagcccgacgcggggctcgaactcacggaccgcgagatcgtgacctggctgaagtcggacacttaaccgactgcgccacccaggcgcccctgcccatgagggttttaagcaggggaatGACACGGTCGGACAGACCCCAACTCACGACCACTTCTTGAGGACCCGGCctttgccctcagggagctcttTAATCAGATGGGGGAAGGAGAGCCAGATCCAACCAGGAGGAACAGACGAGACCTCTGGTTTGTGAAGCACCTGCTCTGCATTGGTTTGCATCCTGTTAATAACCCTTCGAGGGttccattattatccccattttaaagctCAGGAAACCAAGGCTGAGAAGGGCGAGTACTTTGCCCAGGGTGCTGTAGGGAGGTAAGGCATACGTACATTACCCTGGCCTCCCACTTGAAACTGCCTGCTGACCTGGTCCCAAGCTAACCCGAAAGTCTGAAAGACAGAACAGTGAGGCTCAAATAAGTCAGCTTTGCCAAGGGTCATGTGTTTGCACCTGGCCAGGGAGCTTTTACACATAAGCTTCTTGTCATTTGGCTGCTGAGTGGCTTTAATGGGGGGCTTCTAGGCGGAGGGATGTCCAGGCAGAGGCCCGAGGGTGCTCCTCCTCCTTTTTGGGAGGCCTGGGCCCCTGGCCTTGGCCCCCGTCTGCCGTCTGGCCCGGCTGAACACAAACACTTGGAAATGGCCGACCCAACGGAATCTAGGTTGTGGTCAGGCTGTGGCTGAAGAAGCCACTGGAAAAACACGCAGTCCACGGGGCCAGGCCCAGCTTACGTTTCACCAAGCAGGAGTGGCCTGCCCAGTGCCCAGAGCCGAGGAATGCTCGTTTTCGAGCTCTTTGGAACCTGTCATCTGAGCAATCTagctgctgggtgctgggtggtGCTACCTTCTGTCTCGTGTCGTCAGGCTGTGACCTGCCTCCTAGGGTGTCCTTGAAGAATCAGGTCTCTTGGGTTGGCCTCCTGGTCCAGCTGCTGTTGGAGACCCCTTGTCTGCTTGCATGACCCTGACGATGGGGAGTTCACCCCTTTATGGCTATTATTCCCTGCAGCCAAGAGCCTGTAATTGGGCAGATTTCTCACAGGAAGCTCTGGCTCCCTTGACCACACAGAGGGGAGGTCAGGCAGCCCGAGCACCCCGCACCTACACCCCTCTGTGCGTCCAACCCCTCCCGGGCCTCTGGATGACCCCAGGCCCTTTGGGTTCAGTGTGGCACCTGAGTGTCTCTTCCCAAAATGTGTTCTTCACCTTGTGGCCATATTTCGGTGCTATTTGCCCATCCACCTGTCCTGAGCCACACGGGCCGGGCAGGTGGCCCACACATCCATTAGGCACCTACTGCTAAAGCACTTTACTTACATCTCTTCTCTGATCCCTCCCAGTGAGGCTGTTTCTGTTATTGCCTCagttgacagatggggaaactgaggctcagccagTTAACTTGGTATCCTGGGGTCACAGGGGCAGATCCTGGACGTGGAAGCCTGTTTCCTACTGGAACCAAGAGAGCAGCCTGGGCAACCTCATCTTTTGGGCTGAGGCATCCCCTGGAGGCCATAGGGGGAGCAGGTGGGCCTGAGTGTCTCCAGCTTTCCAGAAGCTCCAGTCACTCCCTTACACACCCTCCATGACTCCCATGGTCCCTCtcagtggggctgggggctctggATGAACCCTTGCGGGGTCACCACAGAGACCCCTGAACACAAAGCCTGGCTTCTTGGGTCAAACCTAGGCCCCGACCCCTGTCAACTtcacagcctcagtttctctcagcTGAAGAACAATAGGCCCAACAATCGCCTCTGCTTCTTCGGGTCTTAGTGAACACAAGCTGGCATGCAGTAGGTGCTCACTAACTGCATTCTCACCCTCAGTAACATGCAGGAGGGGGCAGGGTTTGAGTTGAGGTGTTCTGGGCTCCCCTCCCTAGGCTactgccaccccccccacccctgagctTTGCAGTGATATTGAGTGGGGGATATTAAAACTCCCCAAAGCACCTAAATCAGGGCCTCAATTTCCCCACCAGTGTCTGAGGGCCTCCCGACCCCTCCTCCAGGGTTCTGGTGTGGAGGGTCTTGAAACACCTCCTGGAGTCTTAGGGGAACAGAAATCTTTACTAACGATTGGATATGGGCCCTCATCAGGCACTGGACTTCCCATCTTGAAACTGCACGCGGGGACCTTGAAACTGCCACAGTGCACTTAACTTGCGCCTGGATATATCTCTGCAGCCTGGACTCTAGGAGCCCTCTAAGTCTTCCCGTGGACTGGTCCAGGGGATCTGGAAATTTCAACTAGGGCTTGGTCATGGGGAGCCTCCAAACTCCCGCGGGGGGGTCTCAAACCCCCTATTTCGAGGATC from Prionailurus viverrinus isolate Anna chromosome A2, UM_Priviv_1.0, whole genome shotgun sequence encodes the following:
- the CILP2 gene encoding cartilage intermediate layer protein 2 encodes the protein MASLPPLLCLFVAAAHLAGARVTTPPEEPTATAWGFEGPSLRPGQPSPALEDWEEASQWTSWFNVDHPGGDGDFESLAAIRFYYGPARVCPRPLALEARTTDWALPSTVGERVHLNPTRGFWCLNREQPRGRRCSNYHVRFRCPLEATWGAWGPWGPCSGSCGPGRRLRRRRCPSPSGDACPGRPLEAQKCVRPPCPGCSSKTCKCPDHILLGSVVTPSGRPLPGARVSLRDWPGTVAITDAHGTFRIPGVCASSRANISAQMDGFSAGLGQAQANGSISAVVTVVLNKLEKPYLVKHPESRVREAGQNVTFCCKASGTPMPKKYSWFHNGTLLDRREHRYGAHLELRGLRPDQAGTYHCKAWNDAGTVRSGSARLTVLAPGQPACNPQPQEHLIKLPDDCGQPGSGPAYLDVGLCSDTLCPSPAGSSSRCGDSGSRCCSVRRLESKEIHCSNYVLPVKVVAECGCQKCLPPRGLVRGRVVATDSGEPLRFAQILLGREPIGFTSYQGDFTIEVPPSTQRLVVTFVDPSGEFMDTVRVLPFAPRGGGVYHDVKAMRKKAPVILDASQSNTIPLGELEEEDPLGELVLPPGAFRRADGAPYTGAVEARVTFVDPRDLTSAAAAPSDLRFVDSDGELAPLRTYGMFAVDLRAAGSAEQLQAGPVAVRVNAGQIHMAGHVEALKLWSLNPDTGLWEEESGFQREGSAAPRVRREERVFLVGNVEIRERRLFNLDVPERRRCFVKVRAYANDKFTPNEQVEGVVVTLVNLEPAPGFAANPRAWGRFDSAVTGPNGACLPAFCDTDRPDAYTALVTATLSGEELEPAPSRPRPHAATVGVAQPYLDKLGYRRTDHDDPALKRDGFRINLAKPRPGDPAEANGPVYPWRSLRECQEAPVTASHFRFARVEADKYEYNVVPFREGVPASWTGDLLAWWPNPQEFRACFLKVKIQGPQEYMVRSHNAGGSHPRTQGQLYGLRDARSVRDPEHPGTSAACVEFKCSGMLFDQRQVDRTLVTITPQGSCRRVAVNGLLRDYLARHPPPAPADDPAAFAMLAPLDPLGHNYGVYTVTDQSPRLAKEIAIGRCFDGSSDGFSREMKADAGTAVTFQCREPPAGRPSLFQRLLESPATALGDIRREMGEVTRAQAQAAGPLRTRRGRARQ